In Chelonoidis abingdonii isolate Lonesome George chromosome 15, CheloAbing_2.0, whole genome shotgun sequence, the following are encoded in one genomic region:
- the LOC116834304 gene encoding zinc finger MYM-type protein 1-like yields the protein MSKKGGWQKLKEAKERRQRQDVVLKSTPSLLMFFPPTKSGGEEVQANTSPNEPAASAPDEKEKPPVTSLGAVSPHSSEDLPSDSNTKISFSNDPERGLPFHGSDETVGLKHNGNYLGVLVLIPKFDSFLAQHINEHMNSGKGHTSHLSKAICDEFIALLARKMLSAIVEEIKDVGYFSVSVDSTADVSHVDQLTVILHYMLPSRSAEHFMTFINITSHTGEKLASYLLNFLPENGIDISLCHGQNYDNASNMSGKYSGIQAKIKESNPLVDYIPCAAHSLNLVGQSAVYCCVEAVSFFGFVQEFYHFFSASTSRWMILRDSLPKGCPVPKSLSETQWSANSETANAVILGYPNILEVQQQEKMRRFRMMQCTLCKLVFCVRAGMIYFSCTSRMLGYPRITALDRGL from the exons ATGTCAAAAAAAGGAGGATGGCAGAAACTGAAGGAGGCCAAAGAAAGACGGCAAAGACAAGATGTAGTGCTAAAAAGTACTCCTTCTCTCCTAATGTTTTTTCCTCCTACTAAGTCTGGTGGTGAGGAAGTCCAGGCGAATACCAGCCCAAATGAACCTGCTGCATCTGCACCTGATGAAAAGGAGAAGCCTCCTGTGACTTCTCTAGGTGCAGTCTCACCTCATTCCTCTGAAGACTTACCCAGTGATAGCAATACAAAAATATCCTTCTCCAATGACCCAG AGCGTGGTCTGCCATTCCATGGCTCAGATGAGACTGTTGGATTGAAACACAATGGCAATTACCTTGGTGTTCTAGTGCTAATCCCTAAATTCGATTCTTTCTTAGCTCAGCACATCAATGAACACATGAATAGTGGAAAAGGCCATACATCACATCTATCAAAGGCTATTTGTGATGAATTCATTGCACTGCTGGCAAGGAAGATGCTGTCAGCCATTGTAGAGGAGATCAAAGATGTGGGGTATTTTTCAGTGTCCGTCGACTCAACAGCAGATGTGTCACATGTAGATCAGCTGACTGTCATCTTGCATTATATGCTACCCAGCAGATCAGCTGAGCATTTCATGACCTTCATAAACATCACCagccacacaggggagaaactTGCCTCGTACCTACTCAATTTTCTCCCAGAAAATGGGATTGACATCAGCCTTTGTCATGGCCAAAACTATGACAATGCAAGTAATATGAGTGGCAAATATTCAGGGATACAGGCAAAAATAAAAGAGAGCAATCCTTTGGTTGATTACATACCATGTGCTGCACATTCACTCAACCTTGTAGGCCAGTCTGCTGTGTATTGTTGTGTTGAAGCAgtttctttttttggatttgtcCAAGAATTCTAtcattttttctctgcatcaaccaGTCGTTGGATGATTCTTAGAGATTCACTACCAAAGGGATGCCCAGTGCCCAAATCACTCTCAGAGACACAGTGGAGTGCCAACTCTGAAACTGCGAATGCAGTTATTCTGGGATACCCCAACATCCTTGAAGTGCAGCAACAAGAAAAGATGAGAAGATTCCGAATGATGCAATGCACACTTTGTAAACTGGTATTTTGTGTGAGGGCTGGAATGATATACTTCAGCTGCACTTCAAGGATGTTGGGGTATCCCAGAATAACTGCATTGGATCGAGGcttatga